Sequence from the Nocardia cyriacigeorgica GUH-2 genome:
CGTCCACAACCAGTCGGCGATGCCGTCCAGCGCGCCGGGCACCGGCTGCGGGCAGCGCAGATCGGCGATGACCTCGGTGCTGCGGTAGCGGTGGGCGCCCGCGCGGCCGGCGGCGTCGACCGGAAGCCGCACACGGGTGCGCCAGCCACCGGTGCCGGTGCCCGCATCCAGCGGCTCGACCACGACCTCCCGGTCCAGCCCCGCGATCCGGCGTAACTGCTCGGCCACCACCGCGGCCTTCAGTCCGCGCTGCGCGGCGGGTGTGGCGTGCGAGAAATCGCAGCAGCCCGCCCCACCCGGGCCCGATACCGGGCAGGTGGCGGGCACCCGGTCCGGCGAGGCCTCCAGGATCTCGATCGCATCGGCCCGGCAGAACGATCCGCCGGCGTCCTCGGTGACGCGGGCGCGCACGAGTTCACCGGGCAGTGAGTGCCGCACGAACACCACCCGGCCCTCGTGGCGTCCCACACAGAACCCACCGTGACCGGGCGGCCCCAACCGGATCTCGAAGGTGTGCCCAGTCCAGTCGCTCATCGCCCGTACTCGCTCATGAGCGGTCCTCGTAGCCACGGCGCACCGCGCCCGGAGCGTTGGTCACGCCGGCCGCCCTGGCCTTGGCCGAGGAGCTCAGCTGCCAGGGCACGCTGGTCACCATCACGCCCGGTTCGAACAGCAGCCGGCCCTTGAGCCGCAGCGCGCTCTGGTTGTGCAGCAACTGCTCCCACCAGTGGCCCACCACGTATTCCGGGATGAACACGGTGACAACGTCGCGCGGTGCGTCCTTGCGCACCCGCTTGACGTAGTCGAGCACCGGTTTGGTGATCTCGCGGTACGGCGATTCGATCACCTTGAGCGGCACATTGATATCGCTTTGCTCCCACTCGCGCACCAGCGCCCTGGTATCGGGATCATCGACGTTGACGGTGATCGCCTCGAGGGTGTCCGGCCGTGTGGCGCGGGCATAGGCCAGCGCCCGGCGGGTCGGCAGGTGCAGCCGCGAGACCAGCACGATCGAATGCGACCGGCTCGGCAGCACACCGTCCCATTCGTGCTCGTCGAGTTCGCGGGCCACCGAATCGTAGTGCCGCCGAATCATCCTCATCACCACGAAGATCGCGACCATCACGCCGATGGCGATATAGGCGCCGGCGAAGAACTTGGTGACGAGCACGATCACCAGCACCGTGCCGGTCAGAGTCAGGCCGATCGCGTTGATCACCCGGGAGCGCTTCATCCGCGCCCGCTGGGCGGCATCGGTTTCGGTGCGCAGGTGCCGGGTCCAGTGCCGCAGCATGCCGAACTGGCTCAGCACGAAGGAGACGAACACCCCGACGATGTAGAGCTGGATCAGCTTGGTCACTTCGGCGTCGAACAGCACCACGAACGCGATCGCGGCGCCGGACAGGAACAGGATGCCGTTGCTGAAGGCGAGCCGGTCGCCGCGGGTGTGCAGCTGGCGCGGCAGGTAGCGGTCCTGGGCGAGCACCGAACCGAGCACCGGGAAGCCGTTGAACGCGGTGTTGGCGGCCAGCACCAGGATCAGCGCGGTGACTACGGTGAGGAAGAAGAAGCCGACCGGGAAGCCGGCGAAGACGGTCTCGGCCAGCTGGGCGATCAGCGTCTTCTGGTGGTAGTCGGGCGGTGCGCCGATCAGGTGGTCCGGGTTGTGCGCGTAGACGATCCCGATCTTCTGCGCGAGCATGATGATGCCCATCAGCAGGATGATCGCGATGACGCCGAGCATCAGCAGCGTGGTCGCGGCGTTGCGCGACTTCGGTTTCCGGAAGGCGGGCACACCGTTGCTGATGGCCTCGACACCGGTCAGCGCGGCGCAGCCGGAGGAGAACGCCCGCGCGATCAGGAAGGCGAAGGCGATGCCGTAGAGGTGCTCCTCCTCGGCCTCCAGTCCGAAACCGGCCGATTCGGCGGTCAGGTCCTCGCCGAAGACGTAGATGCGCAGCAGACCCCAGCCGAGCATGAAAACCATGCCGAAGATGAAGGCGTAGGTGGGGATCGCGAAGGTCTTGCCCGATTCGCGGACCCCGCGCAGATTGACCGCGGTGAGCAGCGCGATGGCCACCACCGCGAACAGCACTTTGTGGGTGGCGACGAACGGGATGGCCGAGCCGATATTGGAGGCGGCCGAGGAGATCGAGACCGCGACGGTGAGCACGTAATCCACCAGCAGGGCGCTACCGACGGTCAGTCCGGCATTGGGCCCGATATTGGTGGTGGCCACCTCGTAGTCGCCACCACCGGACGGGTAGGCGTGCACGTTCTGCCGGTAGCTGGCGACCACCACGGCCATCACGATCGCGACCGCGATACCGACCCACGGCGCGTACACGAACGCCGAGATCCCCGCCGCCGACAACACCAGGAAGATCTCTTCGGGCGCGTAGGCGACCGACGACATGGCGTCGGAAGCGAAAATGGGCAGCGCGATTCGCTTCGGCAGCAAGGTATGACCGAGCGAATCACTGCGGAACGGCCTGCCCAGCAGCATCCGCTTCGCCGCTGTCGTCAACTTGGACACTGGAGCGAGCATAGGCCCCGCCGAATCGAACCGCCCCGGGACGTCACGGTAGTTCCCCGGTTCGATGCACTGCCGACATGTTTGATGTGACCTGGTGGGGGGAACATGGCTGCGGGGACACGCGGCGAGTACGGTTCGATCCCGGACGGACGAACAGACCGGACGCCACGGTTTCCAGGAACGAGGTTGCACGGTGTACGTAGTGATCATGGGGTGCGGACGCGTCGGTTCATCGCTGGCGCGCGCCCTGGTCCGGATAGGTCACGAGGTCGCCGTGATCGATCGCGATCAGAGCGCCTTCCGGCGCCTGGGCGCGGACTTCCCCGGTGAGCGGGTGCTCGGCGTCGGCTTCGACCGAGACGTGCTGACCCGGGCCGGGATCGAGCGCGCCGGTGCGTTCGCCGCCGTCTCCTCCGGCGACAACTCCAACATCATCTCCGCGCGCGTGGCCAGGGAGATGTTCGGCGTCGAACGCGTGGTCGCGCGGATCTACGACGCCAAACGCGCCGCCGTCTACGAACGGCTCGGCATCCCCACCATCGCCACCGTGCCGTGGACCACCGACCGCTTCCTGCACACGCTGATCGGCGACGCAGGCACCACCACCTGGCGCGACCCCACCGGCACGGTGGCCGTGGCCCAGCTGACCCTGCACGAGGACTGGTACGGGCGCACCGTGCGCGAACTGGAACGCACGGTCGGGGCCCGGGTGGCGTTCATCATCCGCTTCGGCCAGGGCGTGCTGCCGGAAAGCAAGACCGTGCTGCAGGCCGACGACGTCATCTATGTGGCCGCCACATCCGGATCGGTCGGCGAAGCCGTCGCCCTCGCCGGTAAGCCCCCAGCGAACGAGGACTGAGATATGAAGGTGGCCATTGCCGGCGCCGGAGCCGTCGGCCGATCCATCGCCAGGGAGCTGCTGCGCAGCGGACACCAGGTGATGCTGCTCGAACGCCAGCTCGACCACATCGATCCCGCCGCCATTCCGGATGCGATCTGGGTGCAGGCCGACGCCTGCGAGCTCGCCCTGCTCGAAGACGCCGACCTGGAAACCTACGAGGTCGTCATCGCCGCCACCGGCGACGACAAGGCCAATCTGGTGCACAGCCTGCTCGCCAAGACCGAATTCGGGGTGCGCCGGGTGGTGGCCCGGGTCAACGACCCGCGCAACGAATGGCTCTTCGACGGTTCTTGGGGTGTGGACGTGGCGGTGTCGACCCCGCGGCTGCTGGCTTCGCTGGTGGAGGAAGCGGTCTCGGTCGGTGATCTGGTGCGGCTGATGACGCTGCGTCAGGGCCAGGCGAACCTGGTCGAACTGACCCTGCCGCCGGACACCTCGCTCGCCGGAAAGCCGGTGCGCACCCTGAAACTGCCCCGCGATACCGCATTGGTGACGATCCTGCGCGGCGGCCGGGTGATCGTGCCCGAGGCCGACGATCCGTTCGAAGGCGAGGACGAATTGCTGTTCGTCACCTCACCCGAAGGTGAGGACGAGCTGCGCGCGGCGCTGGCCCCGCACGGCGCCAACCCCTGAGTCTCACGAGGCGACTTTCAGTTCGGCGCGCAGCTTGTTCAGCGCGCGATGCTGCATCACCCGCACGACGCCGGGGCTGGTGCCGATCGCGTCGGCCGTCTCGGCCGCGGTCCAGCCCAGGATGATCCGCATCACCAGCACCTCGCGGTGCACCGGCGCGAGCACCTGCATCAGCTGACGGGTGGCGCGCTGACGTTCGGAGACCAGGGCCCGCTCCTCGGGCCCGGCCGCCAGTGAGGCGGTATCGGGCAGTTCGTCGGTCGGGTACACCGGATGCGTCTGCGAGCGGCGGAAGGCGTCGGCGACCTTGTTGGCCGCGATCCCGTAGACGAAGGCCAGAAACGATTTGCCCTGCTCCCGGTAGCGCGGGATGGCGTGCACGGTGGCCAGCAGGATCTCCTGCACGACGTCGTCGGGGGTGACCTGGAGGTGGGCGGTATTGCCCATCCGAGACCGGCAGTAGCGGTGCACCAGCGGATGGATCAGGCGCAGGATATCGCTGACGGCGCGACTGTCGCCGGCGGCGGCGGGACCGATCAGGGCGGTCAGCTCGGCCGAGATCCGGCGGCTCTCCGACAGGGCCGGTGTGTCCTGCCTGCGGCCCGGGCGGGTGGTGGCGGTGGTGCGCTGGGTAGCCAATTCGCCAGTCCTCTCAGCGATCGTTCGCGGTGATGAAACGATCGTGCGCCGATACCGAGGCGGCGAACAGATACCCCAGGGTGGGTAGGGCCCCACCTTCGCGGCGGGTCGAGGACGACCCGCGGAATCAGGCCTTGGCGTGGCGGCCGCCGGAGTGGCTGCCCGCCGCGGGCAGATGCCCGGCCCGGCGCACCGCCCACACCGTGACGGTCAGCGCGACAGCGGTCAGCGGCCAGCCCATCGCGATACGGGCGAAGGCGAGCCAGCCGGTGTGGTCGGTGTCGTAGAAGTGCGACTGCACCAGGTAGCGGGAACCGAACACCAGCACCCAGGCCAGCGTGGCGATGTCGTAGAGCCGCACCACTCGTCGGTCGGCGCGCCATTCGCTGCCGTGGCCGTTGAGCACCCCCCAGATCACGCCGACCAGCGGCCAGCGCACCAGGATCGAGGCGAGGAACACACCGCCGTACACCAGACTGGTGTAGATACCGAACAGGAAGAAACCCTTGGCCTCGCCCATCCGGTAGGCGATGAACGCGCAGATGCCGACGCCGATGAAACCCGAGATGGCCGGCTGCACCGGATCCCGGCGCACCAGCCGCCAGACCAGGATGGCCGCGGCCACGCCCAGCGAGGCCCAGATCGCGGCGGTGAGCCCGGCGAGGGTGTTGACCGGGACGAACACCAGCACCGGCAGGGTCGAATAGATCAGGCCACTGAAGCCACCGAGCTGTTCGAGCAGCGTCTGCTGGCGGGCTACCTCGGCCTCGGCCTGATCACCGGCGGGCGCGGGCTCCGGCGCGGTGGCGGTGGTGAGTTCGGCGGGCGTCGGGGCGTTCTCGTCGCTCGATGGCATACGTCAGTTGTTCCCGCGCAATTCGTAGTAGGGGTTGTACATGACCTTGCGGCCGTCCCGATCGCCGACGCGACCGCGGACCATGATCCGCCGCCCCGATTCGATACCGGGGATGCGCTTGCGCCCGATCCACACCAGGGTGATGGCGTCGGTGCCGTCGAAGAACTCCGCCTGCACACTCGCGCCGGCGGATTGCGGGCACGCTTCGACACTGCGAAGGCGCCCCAGCATCGTCGCTTCGTCGCCGCGGCGACACTCCGATGCCCGGCAGGCTCCCGAGGCGTCGGCCGTTTCGGCCAGCTCCTCGGCGTCGAGCTGATCGATGTCCTCGGTCAGTCTGCGTCCGAGCCTGCGAAAATATCCCGAGGCGGGGTTCGAAGCCGCCCTTCTTCCGCCGAAGGAAGACATTGCTCGGTCTCCTGTAGAGCTGATGGACGTGGGTCGCACGACCATCTCGTTGTTCGCACGACCGTCTGCGGCCGTACACCGCCACTGTAGATGGGCAACCACGGCACCGCTACGCTCACCTCCGATGTTCGACTCACCCACGCCCGCCGTCGTCGTCGGGCTCCCAGGTACCGGCTCCGATGCCCACTTCGCGCGCCGCGCGTTCGGCCCGGAGTGTGCACAGCGCGGACTCGAGCTGATCGCGGTCGATCCGGATCCCCGCGCGGTAGTGGACAGCTACGTCGCCGCCCTCGACGACGCCGCGCGCCGCGGCCCGGTCCTGGTGGCGGGAATCTCCCTCGGCGCGGCGGTGGCCATCGAATGGGCGAGCACCCGGCCCGAGGCCGCGGCCGGCGTGGTGGCGGCGTTGCCGGCGTGGACCGGGCCCGACAGCGGCGGCTGTCCCGCGGCGGCCAGCGCGGCCGGTACCGCGGCGGCCCTGCGCGCCGATGGCCTCGAGGAAGTGGTGGCGCGGATGCGGGCGGGCAGCCCGGCCTGGCTGGGCGACGCGCTGGAGCGCTCCTGGCGCTCGCAGTGGCCGGATCTGCCGCAGGCCCTGGAAGAGGCGGCCGCCTACAAATGGCCGGAGCCACAACGGTTGGCGACGTTGACCACGCCGGTGGCCGTGATCGGCGCGCTCGACGATCCGGTGCATCCCTGGCCGGTTGCCCAGGAATGGGCCCGGCTGATCGCGGCCTCGGCGCTGGAGGAGATCACCCTCGACGAGCTGGGCGCCGATCCGGGCGTCCTCGGACGATTGGGCCTGGCCGCCTTCGGCTGAGCCCGGCAGGCGGTATAGCGCGCCCGAACGACCGGAGCCCGGCGGTACGCACCGCCGGGCTCCGACTCCGATCCCGCTGCCGCTAGTTGCGGCCGAGCTGCTGCATGGCCGAACCGTCCGCGCCGCGGCGCGGCTGATCCGGCATGACCGGACGGCCGGCGCTCGGCGCGATACCCGGCACCACTCCCGGCGTGCCCTGCTGGGCCGCCATCGCCTGCTGCTGGGCGGCGATGGCCTGCTGCTGGGCCTGGATCTGCTGCTGATGCGCGGCGGCGAGCTGATCGGCCAATTCCTGCGGCAGTACCACGGGTAGTGGTTCGCGCACCGGCAGCGGATCGGTGCCGCGGCGGATCACGGTCTCGGACAGGATCGCGCGCGCGGCGTCCACCAGCGGGGTGTCGGCGTCGGCGGCGCCCGAGGGACCCGCGGCCACCAATCGCACCATCCAGCGATAGCCGTCCACCCCGATGAACCGCAGGTCCGCGCCCTCGGTGACGGCGAAGATCTCCCGGCCCCACGGCCCGGTCTCAATGGCCACCTTCGCCCCGTCCTTGCGCAGCGAATCGGCCAGGTCCGAGGCCACGGTGCGCCACTGGCCCGGCGATTTCGGCGCCGCGTAGGCGGCGACGGTGATGCGCCCGTGCTCGGTGGCCAGATGCACCGCCTGCGGGGTGCCCTCGGGGGTCATCTCCACCTGGAGCTGACCGCCCGGCGGCACCGGCAGGATCACCGAACCGAGGTCCAGGCGCTGATCGGCGACCGACTCGAGCAGTTCGGCGACGTCCTCGTAGTCGTAGGGCCCGGTGCGCGGCGGCTCGGCATCGTCGGCGGCGTGTTCGGCCCGCCGGTAGTCGGAATCGTCGTCGTAGTCCTGCTCGTCGATCGCGTCGGCGAAATCGTCGGAGTACTCGGGGTATTCGTCGGTGTCGTACTCGTCGCCGTCGAATTCGGTGTAGTCGCCGGATTCGTCGTAGCGGTCGTCGTCGACGGGTCTGTCGCGGCGGCTGGACTTCTTCTTCCCGAACATCGCGTCATTCCTCCTTGCCGGGCGCCGGCGACGCCGCGTCGGCGGTAGCGGCCAAGCTCGCGTGACCACCGCTCGAGCCGTAACCGCCCGCACCACGCGTGGTCTCGTCGAGCCGGTCGACCTCGACGAAATCCACCAGCTCCACCCGCTGCACCAGCAGCTGGGCGATCCGGTCGCCGCGCCGCAATTCGATCCGGGTCCGTGGATCGTGATTGATCAGGCACACCTTGATCTCACCGCGGTAGCCGGCATCGACGGTGCCGGGTGTGTTGACCACCGACAATCCGGTCTTGGCCGCCAGCCCCGAGCGGGGATGGATCAGTCCGACGGTGCCCACCGGGAGGGCCACCGCGATGCCGGTGCCGACCAGCACCCGCTCCCCCGGTTCCAGGATGACGTCCTCGGTGGTGCACAGGTCCACGCCCGCGTCGCCGGGATGGGCACGCGTGGGCACGGGGATGCCGGGATCGAGCCGCAGCAGAGGTATCGGTGAAAGTGCGCTCACGTAGCACGAGCCTACGCGTTTTCCCGGCCGTACCTGTGCGGAGGACCGGCGAGCCGCTGGCTTACTCTTGAGTTGTGTCCGACCAGCCCGTACCAGCCGATACCCAGCGCGTGACCCGGCCGGGTGCACCCGCGTACACCGAGCGCCTGTGGGTGCCGCTGTGGTGGTGGCCGGTGGCGTTCGCGATCGCCGGACTGCTGGCCGCCGAGATCCATATGGGCGCACCGGGCCTACGGGCCTGGCTGCCGTACGTGCTGCTGTTCCCGGTGCCGGTGTGGGTGCTGTTGTGGCTGAGCAGACACCGCGTCGCGGTGGCCACCGACGCCGAGGGGAAGCCGGAACTGCGTGTGGATCGCGCGCATCTGCCGGTGGAATTCATCGCCCGCGCGGCGGTGGTGCCGGCGAGCGCCAAGAGCGCGGCGCTGGGTCGTCAGCTCGACCCCGCCGCGTATGTGCAGCATCGCCCGTGGATCGGTTCGATGGTGCTGCTGGTACTCGACGACCCGGACGATCCGACGCCGTACTGGCTGATCAGTACGCGCAGGCCCGAACGGGTCCTGGCCGCGCTGGGTCTGCCCAGCGCGCAGTGATACCGCTGCCCGTGGGCGCGGTGTAGCGGCCCGGCGACCGGATGCGCGATCGCGGTTCGCGGGGCCGTTGCCATCTCGGGCGCGCGCTCAGGCGGCGCAGTCCATGCAGATCATCTGGCCGCCCTTGTCGCTGGCCAGTCGGCTGCGGTGGTGCACAAGGAAACAGCTCGAGCAGGTGAACTCGTCGGCCTGTTTCGGAATCACCCGGACCGTCAGCACTTCTTCGGACAAGTCCGCGCCGGGAAGCTCGAACGACTCCGCGGTATCGGATTCGTCGATATCCACGACGGCGGACTGAGCCTCGTTGCGACGAGCCTTCAGCTCCTCCAGCGAATCCTCCGACACGTCGTCGGATTCGGTGCGCCTCGGTGCGTCATAGTCGGTTGCCATGTCGTCTTCCCCTCGTCCTTACTCCGTATATCCCGGATCGGCGCGGACATTCCTCGCGGTTGTCCACACCGCCCCGCCGGTGGCACACATCACACGTGTACCGGTCCCCTATCAGGGCAGATTCTGAAGTTCTGCACCGGATAGCAGTCGGACAACGCTGAACATGCCCTGCTTGTTCCCGCGACCAACCACCGATTTTCGGGCCGGTGTTTCGATCTGGGCCGCCAGACAATAGCGGACCCCCAGACAAAAGTCGCAATCAAAACACAGCCGAGTCGAAACCGTCAGGGAATCGACACCATCACTGTCACGAATCGAGACCGTCGGCACGGCGGCTGCAAGGTTCGCCCGAACATTTTCGTAGAGTGTGCTGGTGGTTTCACTGATCACCGAAGGCAGCGCAACGGATTCCCGGGGACGACCCTTCATCCGGCGGCGCCTACAGCCCTGGCTCGTCCTGGTCGCCGTATTGGCTCTCATCTGCACGATCGTGTGGATCAAGGCCCTGACCACCGAGGACACCGACTACACCGCGATGGCATGCAATTCGCCGAGCCCGGCCACCGACCCGGGCGCCGAACCGCAGCCCGCGCTGGGTCAGCGGGTGGGTCCGAGCCGGCTCGAGAACGTGGAACCGGCGGCCTTGGCCGACACCAAGGTGCGCGTACTCAACGCCAACAACCAGCGCGGCCAGGCCGCACATGCCGCGGCCCAGCTCGGCGACCTCGGTTTCGGCAGTGTGCCGAACGAGGCCTATGGCAACGATTCGATATACGTCAACGGCGATCTGGAATGCATGGGCCAGATCCGCTTCGGGGTGAACGGCCGCCGCGCCGCAGCCTCGGTGCAGCTGGCCGTGCCGTGCGCGGAGCTCATCGAGGACAAGCGCGAGGACGACACCGTCGACCTGGTGCTCGGATCGCTGTTCCGCGATATCCAGCCCTCCAACGACGCCGAGGAAGTGCTGCGGTCGCTGAAGAACCCGGCCTCCGGCGAGACTCCGGCACTCGATATCGATCTGCTCGAGGCCGCCAGGCAGGCCCGCTGCTGAGCCGGGCGCTCAGGGCTCGGGGATCGGCGCGCTGACCCCGAGCTCATCCAGCAGGGCCAGCAGTTCGTCGGCGATCGCGGGCGCGGCCGCGACGAACAACTCCCCCGCGGCGCCGGTGGAATGCGCCGGTGGGGCCTGTACCCGTGCTCCGGCTTCGGTGGCGATCAGCGCGCCCGCGGCCCAGTCCCACGGATTGAGCCCGTGCTCGTAATGGGCGTCGACGCGGCCCTCGGCCACCATGCACAGATCCAGCGCCGCCGCGCCGATGCGGCGGATGTCACGCACCCGCGGTAGCACCTCGGCGACCAGCGCGGCCTGGCGCGCCCGCCGAGCCGCGTTGTAGCCGAAGCCGGTGGCGACCAGCGCCATGCGCACCTCCTCGACCGGGTTGCAGCGCAGCGGATGTGTGGTGCCGTCGGCGTCGACGCGTTCGGCGCCGAGGCCGAGGCCGGCGTGATAGGTCTGCCCCGCGGCGACGTCGACCACCGCGCCCGCGATGGAACGCCCGGCCCGCATCGCAGCCACCGAGACCGCGTAGGCCGGTATGCCGTACAGGAAGTTGACGGTGCCGTCGATCGGATCGACCACCCAGACCACGGTGTGGTCGTCGGCGCGGGCCAGATCGCCGCCGCCCTCCTCACCGAGGATGTGATCGCCGGGGCGCAGCCGGGCCAGCGTGGTGCGGATGAGCTGCTCGGTCTCGGTGTCGACCACTGTCACCGGATCGGTGGGTGTGCTCTTGGCCTGCACGGCGCCGTCCACGCTGCCGCCGGGTCCGAAGACCTCGGGTCTGCGGGTACGCACATGCGCGGCGGCGGCCTCGGCCAGCCGCACCGCGATACGCCGCAATTCGGCGGCGTCGGGCGCACTGTCGGCGGAGTTCGCGGAGGTCGGGGCGGTGGGCTGCGGCGAGGTCGGCGAATGCGGCACGCACTCCATCGCACCACAGATCCTGCGGACCGCGCAGCCGTCAGGGCCCACTACTCTTGTCGTGCACGACACAGCGCCGTCGTCGGGCACACCGTTCACGGCCCCGGCCGACGGTCGCGAAGCCCCGGTGCGACGGCGCGTATTCCGTACTGGCCGGCACAGGGAACGAGGAACTGGCATGTCTGCTCGGGGGCACGCATTCGGGATCGATATCGGCGGCAGCGGCGTGAAGGGCGCCGCGGTGGATCTGGCCACCGGTGAGCTCGTGCACCAGCGCATCAAGATCGCTACCCCGCAGCCCGCGACCCCGCACGCGGTGGCCGAGACGGTCGCCGACCTGGTCGCGCAGGCCGGCTGGGACGGCCCGGTGGGCATCACGCTGCCCTGCGTGGTGCTCGATGGTGTCGCCCGCTCGGCCGCCAACGTCGACCCGGCGTGGATCGGCACCGACGCCAGGACCTTGTTCAGCGCCGCGCTGGGCGGGCGCGCGGTGACCGTGCTCAACGACGCCGACGCCGCGGGCATGGCCGAGGACCGCTACGGCGCGGCAAAGGATTTCGACGGGCTGGTGCTGTTGCTGACCTTCGGCACCGGCATCGGCTCGGCCGTGCTCTACAACGGCACCCTGGTACCCAACAGCGAGCTCGGCCACGTCGAGATCGGCGGGATGGAGGCCGAGCATCGTGCGGCGGCATCGATCAAGGATCGCGACGGCCTGTCGTATCAGCAATGGGCGGTCCAGGTGAGTACCGTGCTGATCGGCCTGGAGAACCTGTTCTGGCCGAAAGTGTTCGTCGCCGGTGGCGGGATCAGCCGCGATGCCGCGCAGTGGATCCCCTTGCTCACCAACCGGACTCCGGTGATCCCGGCGAACCTGAAGAACACCGCGGGCATCGTCGGAGCGGCCATGGCCATCGATGCGGGAGTCGCACCTTAGCGGTTCCCGGCATCGGAGGCGAGACCTCGCGGGTCCGATCGTTACAATGGAACTGCCCGGC
This genomic interval carries:
- a CDS encoding potassium channel family protein, with the translated sequence MKVAIAGAGAVGRSIARELLRSGHQVMLLERQLDHIDPAAIPDAIWVQADACELALLEDADLETYEVVIAATGDDKANLVHSLLAKTEFGVRRVVARVNDPRNEWLFDGSWGVDVAVSTPRLLASLVEEAVSVGDLVRLMTLRQGQANLVELTLPPDTSLAGKPVRTLKLPRDTALVTILRGGRVIVPEADDPFEGEDELLFVTSPEGEDELRAALAPHGANP
- a CDS encoding potassium channel family protein, coding for MYVVIMGCGRVGSSLARALVRIGHEVAVIDRDQSAFRRLGADFPGERVLGVGFDRDVLTRAGIERAGAFAAVSSGDNSNIISARVAREMFGVERVVARIYDAKRAAVYERLGIPTIATVPWTTDRFLHTLIGDAGTTTWRDPTGTVAVAQLTLHEDWYGRTVRELERTVGARVAFIIRFGQGVLPESKTVLQADDVIYVAATSGSVGEAVALAGKPPANED
- a CDS encoding alpha/beta fold hydrolase, giving the protein MFDSPTPAVVVGLPGTGSDAHFARRAFGPECAQRGLELIAVDPDPRAVVDSYVAALDDAARRGPVLVAGISLGAAVAIEWASTRPEAAAGVVAALPAWTGPDSGGCPAAASAAGTAAALRADGLEEVVARMRAGSPAWLGDALERSWRSQWPDLPQALEEAAAYKWPEPQRLATLTTPVAVIGALDDPVHPWPVAQEWARLIAASALEEITLDELGADPGVLGRLGLAAFG
- a CDS encoding DUF3093 domain-containing protein; translation: MSDQPVPADTQRVTRPGAPAYTERLWVPLWWWPVAFAIAGLLAAEIHMGAPGLRAWLPYVLLFPVPVWVLLWLSRHRVAVATDAEGKPELRVDRAHLPVEFIARAAVVPASAKSAALGRQLDPAAYVQHRPWIGSMVLLVLDDPDDPTPYWLISTRRPERVLAALGLPSAQ
- the dut gene encoding dUTP diphosphatase; its protein translation is MSALSPIPLLRLDPGIPVPTRAHPGDAGVDLCTTEDVILEPGERVLVGTGIAVALPVGTVGLIHPRSGLAAKTGLSVVNTPGTVDAGYRGEIKVCLINHDPRTRIELRRGDRIAQLLVQRVELVDFVEVDRLDETTRGAGGYGSSGGHASLAATADAASPAPGKEE
- a CDS encoding DUF3710 domain-containing protein, encoding MFGKKKSSRRDRPVDDDRYDESGDYTEFDGDEYDTDEYPEYSDDFADAIDEQDYDDDSDYRRAEHAADDAEPPRTGPYDYEDVAELLESVADQRLDLGSVILPVPPGGQLQVEMTPEGTPQAVHLATEHGRITVAAYAAPKSPGQWRTVASDLADSLRKDGAKVAIETGPWGREIFAVTEGADLRFIGVDGYRWMVRLVAAGPSGAADADTPLVDAARAILSETVIRRGTDPLPVREPLPVVLPQELADQLAAAHQQQIQAQQQAIAAQQQAMAAQQGTPGVVPGIAPSAGRPVMPDQPRRGADGSAMQQLGRN
- a CDS encoding DUF3159 domain-containing protein, which produces MPSSDENAPTPAELTTATAPEPAPAGDQAEAEVARQQTLLEQLGGFSGLIYSTLPVLVFVPVNTLAGLTAAIWASLGVAAAILVWRLVRRDPVQPAISGFIGVGICAFIAYRMGEAKGFFLFGIYTSLVYGGVFLASILVRWPLVGVIWGVLNGHGSEWRADRRVVRLYDIATLAWVLVFGSRYLVQSHFYDTDHTGWLAFARIAMGWPLTAVALTVTVWAVRRAGHLPAAGSHSGGRHAKA
- a CDS encoding sigma-70 family RNA polymerase sigma factor produces the protein MATQRTTATTRPGRRQDTPALSESRRISAELTALIGPAAAGDSRAVSDILRLIHPLVHRYCRSRMGNTAHLQVTPDDVVQEILLATVHAIPRYREQGKSFLAFVYGIAANKVADAFRRSQTHPVYPTDELPDTASLAAGPEERALVSERQRATRQLMQVLAPVHREVLVMRIILGWTAAETADAIGTSPGVVRVMQHRALNKLRAELKVAS
- a CDS encoding OB-fold nucleic acid binding domain-containing protein, translated to MSSFGGRRAASNPASGYFRRLGRRLTEDIDQLDAEELAETADASGACRASECRRGDEATMLGRLRSVEACPQSAGASVQAEFFDGTDAITLVWIGRKRIPGIESGRRIMVRGRVGDRDGRKVMYNPYYELRGNN
- the cei gene encoding envelope integrity protein Cei, with protein sequence MVSLITEGSATDSRGRPFIRRRLQPWLVLVAVLALICTIVWIKALTTEDTDYTAMACNSPSPATDPGAEPQPALGQRVGPSRLENVEPAALADTKVRVLNANNQRGQAAHAAAQLGDLGFGSVPNEAYGNDSIYVNGDLECMGQIRFGVNGRRAAASVQLAVPCAELIEDKREDDTVDLVLGSLFRDIQPSNDAEEVLRSLKNPASGETPALDIDLLEAARQARC
- a CDS encoding APC family permease, producing MSKLTTAAKRMLLGRPFRSDSLGHTLLPKRIALPIFASDAMSSVAYAPEEIFLVLSAAGISAFVYAPWVGIAVAIVMAVVVASYRQNVHAYPSGGGDYEVATTNIGPNAGLTVGSALLVDYVLTVAVSISSAASNIGSAIPFVATHKVLFAVVAIALLTAVNLRGVRESGKTFAIPTYAFIFGMVFMLGWGLLRIYVFGEDLTAESAGFGLEAEEEHLYGIAFAFLIARAFSSGCAALTGVEAISNGVPAFRKPKSRNAATTLLMLGVIAIILLMGIIMLAQKIGIVYAHNPDHLIGAPPDYHQKTLIAQLAETVFAGFPVGFFFLTVVTALILVLAANTAFNGFPVLGSVLAQDRYLPRQLHTRGDRLAFSNGILFLSGAAIAFVVLFDAEVTKLIQLYIVGVFVSFVLSQFGMLRHWTRHLRTETDAAQRARMKRSRVINAIGLTLTGTVLVIVLVTKFFAGAYIAIGVMVAIFVVMRMIRRHYDSVARELDEHEWDGVLPSRSHSIVLVSRLHLPTRRALAYARATRPDTLEAITVNVDDPDTRALVREWEQSDINVPLKVIESPYREITKPVLDYVKRVRKDAPRDVVTVFIPEYVVGHWWEQLLHNQSALRLKGRLLFEPGVMVTSVPWQLSSSAKARAAGVTNAPGAVRRGYEDRS
- a CDS encoding DUF4193 domain-containing protein, with protein sequence MATDYDAPRRTESDDVSEDSLEELKARRNEAQSAVVDIDESDTAESFELPGADLSEEVLTVRVIPKQADEFTCSSCFLVHHRSRLASDKGGQMICMDCAA